A single Nomia melanderi isolate GNS246 chromosome 13, iyNomMela1, whole genome shotgun sequence DNA region contains:
- the SecS gene encoding sec synthetase, which produces MNNQAFSLAEKLIPSLYVQQGLNAKKARENLIRQFIEHQKWPEEGWDDTTIEAFLSDLSQMDSNNFPSNCSVGEREARIISNIVAKRHYRMGHGIGRSSDLEEVQPKAAGSSLMYKLTNALVLEVIRYMGVKSIAGCFLSPMATGMSLVLCMLTFKQDRPRAKYVLWSRIDQKSSFKSIYTAGLEPIVIETKIIGDEVKTDMQRLESQMAALGESIACVLTTTSCFAPRSCDSIDAIAALCTQYNIPHLVNNAYGLQSTRCMHLIQEASRKGRVDAFVQSTDKNFLVPVGGAIIGSFDKKLLDRISKMYPGRASASSIMDVMITLLSLGMAGYKQLITQRKEMYSYLKDELGKLAARYDERLLDTKGNPISMGMTLQFLNQHNGFQQIHMLRSILFLRNVSGTRVITGAECRHVASHKFEGWGAHNSNYPVPYLTAAAALGMKRSDVDMFIQRLDKALTKVTRRSAPVTPTASLAGSSINGDAGGAGGPGESSTASTSRASSKDSLRK; this is translated from the exons ATGAATAATCAGGCGTTCAGTCTAGCAGAGAAGCTTATCCCCTCGCTTTATGTACAACAAGGTTTGAATGCAAAAAAAGCACGTGAAAACCTTATCAGACAATTCATTGAACAC CAAAAATGGCCAGAAGAGGGTTGGGACGATACAACGATAGAAGCATTTCTCTCAGATTTATCCCAAATGGATAGTAACAATTTCCCTTCGAACTGTAGTGTTGGAGAACGCGAGGCAAGAATTATATCAAACATTGTTGCAAAACGACATTATCGAATGGGACATGGTATAGGTAGATCAAGTGATTTAGAAGAAGTACAACCAAAAGCTGCTGGAAGTAgtttaatgtataaattaacaaatgCTTTGGTACTTGAAGTTATTCGATATATGG GTGTAAAAAGTATAGCAGGCTGTTTTTTATCACCAATGGCTACAGGTATGAGCTTGGTGTTATGTATGCTAACATTTAAACAAGATAGGCCAAGAGCAAAGTATGTCCTGTGGTCTAGAATTGATCAAAAATCAAGTTTTAAGTCAATATATACAGCTGGATTAGAGCCAATTGTTatcgaaacaaaaataattggGGATGAGGTAAAGACAGATATGCAAAGACTCGAGTCTCAAATGGCAGCTTTAGGTGAAAGCATTGCTTGCGTCCTTACAACGACTAGTTGCTTCGCACCTAGATCATGCGATTCTATCGATGCTATTGCCGCGCTTTGTACTCAATACAACATCCCCCACTTAGTGAACAATGCATATGG ATTACAAAGTACAAGGTGTATGCATCTTATACAAGAAGCATCGCGCAAAGGACGTGTCGACGCTTTCGTTCAAAGCACAGATAAGAATTTCTTGGTACCAGTTGGTGGTGCAATCATTGGTTCTTTCGACAAGAAATTGTTAGATCGCATATCAAAAATGTATCCTGGTCGTGCGAGTGCTAGTTCAATCATGGACGTAATGATAACATTATTAAGCTTAGGAATGGCTGGttacaaacaattaattacacaACGCAAAGAAATGTATTCGTATTTGAAAGATGAACTTGGAAAATTGGCGGCCAGGTATGACGAGAGATTGCTGGATACTAAAGGAAATCCAATATCAATGGGAATGACCCTACAATTCTTAAATCAACATAATGGTTTCCAACAAATTCATATGTTACGTTCAATATTATTCCTTCGAAATGTTAGTGGCACAAGAGTAATAACGGGTGCAGAATGTAGACACGTTGCTTCACATAAGTTTGAAG gTTGGGGAGCTCATAATAGTAATTACCCAGTACCGTATTTGACTGCTGCAGCTGCTTTGGGAATGAAGAGATCGGACGTAGATATGTTTATACAACGATTAGATAAAGCTTTAACTAAAGTAACGAGACGTTCAGCTCCGGTTACGCCAACAGCATCTCTTGCTGGATCCAGTATTAATGGTGACGCAGGAGGTGCTGGTGGTCCTGGAGAATCTAGTACAGCTTCAACTAGCCGAGCAAGCAGTAAGGATAGTTTGCGGAAATGA
- the GCS1 gene encoding mannosyl-oligosaccharide glucosidase isoform X1: MNESSKVTTSLYLWTINMAKNKTQDKFTKPKNKISNSSDTKKESKFKMSVLNTAITSLCIAIAAWFSYKGYLETRVNTPYDVEKLVTASGLDVADRYWGTYRPGVYFGLKTRDPHSLVTGLMWYFPHLLRQDGSGLRHWCEQGDKLDRYAWLEHDGRTFGIQEIIDGSAILNTTFVKRPGGKHGGDWTARIAVTSERQIRDGEEMSLLFYTATDEHTKGWIKTTLGDEKHITGVEGNTQGLGTFTININVVEGSIEEHSFLATVAPSLSHLRETVLQNLRVASHKGSQKKHIVLAGEQVPLAVDGKKKDANFIVSQITGRIPFVIEVSYESGSFINRNDKLIGKNYERALEVQRRLFSEKFEEKFHLRSKGYTEEEIQFAKMSLSNMVGSIGYFYGTSQVQSQYTKGPVPYWKAPLYTAVPSRSFFPRGFLWDEGFHGLLISTWDLEIELDIINHWFDLMNVEGWIPREMILGQEALSKVPEEFVTQINTNANPPMFFLTLSFILEHNQEEILERHFQFLDRLYPRLQAWFNWFNTTQIGDIPSTYRWRGRDGTTNRELNPKTLTSGLDDYPRASHPNVDERHVDLRCWIAIAADIMYQISNIISHPNEKYQETYKYLSDNNLLNQLHWSPNTQTYADFGLHTDKVTLKRPTSPPRSHVQSSEMIRVVLEDPTLKYVDSSFGYVSLFPYILQIVDPESPQLGKMLEDLTNPNLLWTKYGLRSLAKTSPLYMKYNTEHDPPYWRGPIWMNLNYLTVRATHHYSNVEGPYREKAKSIYQSLRQNLIQNIIKQYKRSGYVWENYADVHGEGKGSHPFTGWTSLVVLLMAEIY, translated from the exons ATGAATGAATCGAGTAAAG tCACAACATCTTTATACTTAtg GACGATTAATATGGCTAAGAATAAAACACAAGATAAGTTTACAAAAccaaagaataaaatttcaaattctagtGACACcaaaaaagaaagtaaatttaaaatgtCAGTGTTGAATACTGCAATTACAAGTTTATGTATTGCTATTGCAGCCTGGTTCAGTTATAAAGGATATTTGGAAACTAGAGTGAATACACCATATGATgtagaaaaa TTAGTTACAGCTTCTGGCTTAGATGTTGCAGACAGATATTGGGGTACTTATCGCCCAGGTGTTTATTTTGGATTAAAAACAAGAGATCCGCATTCTTTAGTAACAGGATTAATGTGGTATTTTCCACATCTTTTGCGTCAAGATGGTAGTGGCCTTAGACATTGGTGTGAACAAGGGGATAAATTGGAcag ATACGCATGGCTGGAACATGATGGAAGAACTTTTGGTATCCAAGAAATAATAGATGGTTCAGCTATTTTAAATACTACATTTGTTAAAAGACCTGGTGGTAAACATGGTGGAGATTGGACAGCAAGAATAGCTGTAACATCTGAGAGACAAATACGGGATGGTGAAGAAATGTCTTTACTCTTTTACACTGCCACAGATGAACACACCAAAGGATGGATTAAAACCACTCTTGGGGATGAAAAACATATAACGGGTGTAGAAGGAAATACTCAAGGCTTAGGtacatttacaataaatattaatgtagttGAAGGGAGTATAGAAGAGCACTCGTTTCTAGCAACTGTTGCTCCTAGTTTAAGTCACTTGAGAGAGACTGTACTTCAGAATCTTAGAGTAGCATCTCATAAAGGATCTCAGAAGAAACACATAGTTTTAGCAGGTGAACAAGTACCATTAGCAGTAGATGGGAAGAAAAAAGATGCAAATTTCATTGTATCACAAATCACAGGAAGAATTCCTTTTGTAATAGAAGTTAGTTACGAATCTGGtagttttataaatagaaacgacAAATTAATTGGTAAAAATTATGAACGCGCTCTAGAAGTGCAGCGGAGATTGTTCAGTGAAAAGTTCGAAGAGAAATTTCACTTGCGGTCGAAGGGTTACACGGAGGAGGAAATCCAGTTTGCGAAAATGTCCCTTTCAAATATGGTAGGTTCTATAGGATATTTTTATGGAACTTCACAAGTGCAAAGCCAATATACCAAAGGACCTGTGCCTTACTGGAAAGCACCTTTATACACTGCTGTGCCTAGCAGAAGTTTCTTCCCGCGAGGTTTTCTATGGGACGAGGGTTTCCATGGTTTACTCATATCAACGTGGGACTTAGAAATCGAATTAGATATCATAAATCATTGGTTTGATTTGATGAACGTCGAAGGCTGGATACCGAGAGAAATGATTCTAGGTCAAGAAGCTCTATCGAAGGTTCCAGAAGAATTTGTTACCCAAATCAACACAAACGCTAATCCGCCCATGTTCTTCTTAACACTAAGTTTCATTCTTGAACACAATCAAGAGGAAATATTGGAGAGGCATTTCCAGTTTCTCGACAGACTGTATCCCCGTCTTCAGGCATGGTTTAATTGGTTCAATACTACACAAATTGGAGACATACCAAGCACCTACAGGTGGCGAGGTAGAGATGGTACCACGAACAGAGAGCTGAATCCAAAAACACTCACATCTGGATTAGACGATTATCCAAGAGCATCTCATCCAAATGTTGACGAACGACACGTTGATCTACGCTGTTGGATTGCGATTGCTGCTGACATTATGTATCAGATCAGCAACATTATAAGTCACCCTAATGAGAAGTATCAAGAGACGTACAAATATTTATcggataataatttattaaaccaaTTACATTGGTCGCCGAATACGCAAACCTATGCCGATTTTGGCCTGCATACAGACAAAGTAACATTAAAAAGACCAACTTCACCTCCGAGATCCCATGTACAGTCATCGGAAATGATACGAGTCGTTTTGGAAGATCCAACTTTAAAATATGTGGACTCATCTTTCGGTTATGTTTCATTATTCCCATACATTCTGCAAATCGTTGATCCCGAGTCTCCACAGTTAGGTAAGATGTTAGAGGATTTAACGAATCCCAATCTTCTATGGACTAAATACGGCCTGCGTTCACTCGCTAAGACGTCGCCGTTGTACATGAAATATAATACCGAACACGATCCTCCTTACTGGAGAGGACCTATTTGGATGAACTTGAATTACTTAACAGTACGGGCAACTCATCACTATTCCAATGTGGAAGGCCCGTATCGAGAGAAAGCGAAGAGCATTTACCAGAGTTTAAGGCAAAATTTGATACAGAATATTATCAAGCAATATAAAAGATCTGGATATGTATGGGAGAATTATGCGGACGTTCATGGAGAAGGCAAAGGAAGCCATCCGTTCACGGGTTGGACATCTTTGGTTGTTCTACTTATGGCGGAAATCTACTAA
- the GCS1 gene encoding mannosyl-oligosaccharide glucosidase isoform X2, with protein MAKNKTQDKFTKPKNKISNSSDTKKESKFKMSVLNTAITSLCIAIAAWFSYKGYLETRVNTPYDVEKLVTASGLDVADRYWGTYRPGVYFGLKTRDPHSLVTGLMWYFPHLLRQDGSGLRHWCEQGDKLDRYAWLEHDGRTFGIQEIIDGSAILNTTFVKRPGGKHGGDWTARIAVTSERQIRDGEEMSLLFYTATDEHTKGWIKTTLGDEKHITGVEGNTQGLGTFTININVVEGSIEEHSFLATVAPSLSHLRETVLQNLRVASHKGSQKKHIVLAGEQVPLAVDGKKKDANFIVSQITGRIPFVIEVSYESGSFINRNDKLIGKNYERALEVQRRLFSEKFEEKFHLRSKGYTEEEIQFAKMSLSNMVGSIGYFYGTSQVQSQYTKGPVPYWKAPLYTAVPSRSFFPRGFLWDEGFHGLLISTWDLEIELDIINHWFDLMNVEGWIPREMILGQEALSKVPEEFVTQINTNANPPMFFLTLSFILEHNQEEILERHFQFLDRLYPRLQAWFNWFNTTQIGDIPSTYRWRGRDGTTNRELNPKTLTSGLDDYPRASHPNVDERHVDLRCWIAIAADIMYQISNIISHPNEKYQETYKYLSDNNLLNQLHWSPNTQTYADFGLHTDKVTLKRPTSPPRSHVQSSEMIRVVLEDPTLKYVDSSFGYVSLFPYILQIVDPESPQLGKMLEDLTNPNLLWTKYGLRSLAKTSPLYMKYNTEHDPPYWRGPIWMNLNYLTVRATHHYSNVEGPYREKAKSIYQSLRQNLIQNIIKQYKRSGYVWENYADVHGEGKGSHPFTGWTSLVVLLMAEIY; from the exons ATGGCTAAGAATAAAACACAAGATAAGTTTACAAAAccaaagaataaaatttcaaattctagtGACACcaaaaaagaaagtaaatttaaaatgtCAGTGTTGAATACTGCAATTACAAGTTTATGTATTGCTATTGCAGCCTGGTTCAGTTATAAAGGATATTTGGAAACTAGAGTGAATACACCATATGATgtagaaaaa TTAGTTACAGCTTCTGGCTTAGATGTTGCAGACAGATATTGGGGTACTTATCGCCCAGGTGTTTATTTTGGATTAAAAACAAGAGATCCGCATTCTTTAGTAACAGGATTAATGTGGTATTTTCCACATCTTTTGCGTCAAGATGGTAGTGGCCTTAGACATTGGTGTGAACAAGGGGATAAATTGGAcag ATACGCATGGCTGGAACATGATGGAAGAACTTTTGGTATCCAAGAAATAATAGATGGTTCAGCTATTTTAAATACTACATTTGTTAAAAGACCTGGTGGTAAACATGGTGGAGATTGGACAGCAAGAATAGCTGTAACATCTGAGAGACAAATACGGGATGGTGAAGAAATGTCTTTACTCTTTTACACTGCCACAGATGAACACACCAAAGGATGGATTAAAACCACTCTTGGGGATGAAAAACATATAACGGGTGTAGAAGGAAATACTCAAGGCTTAGGtacatttacaataaatattaatgtagttGAAGGGAGTATAGAAGAGCACTCGTTTCTAGCAACTGTTGCTCCTAGTTTAAGTCACTTGAGAGAGACTGTACTTCAGAATCTTAGAGTAGCATCTCATAAAGGATCTCAGAAGAAACACATAGTTTTAGCAGGTGAACAAGTACCATTAGCAGTAGATGGGAAGAAAAAAGATGCAAATTTCATTGTATCACAAATCACAGGAAGAATTCCTTTTGTAATAGAAGTTAGTTACGAATCTGGtagttttataaatagaaacgacAAATTAATTGGTAAAAATTATGAACGCGCTCTAGAAGTGCAGCGGAGATTGTTCAGTGAAAAGTTCGAAGAGAAATTTCACTTGCGGTCGAAGGGTTACACGGAGGAGGAAATCCAGTTTGCGAAAATGTCCCTTTCAAATATGGTAGGTTCTATAGGATATTTTTATGGAACTTCACAAGTGCAAAGCCAATATACCAAAGGACCTGTGCCTTACTGGAAAGCACCTTTATACACTGCTGTGCCTAGCAGAAGTTTCTTCCCGCGAGGTTTTCTATGGGACGAGGGTTTCCATGGTTTACTCATATCAACGTGGGACTTAGAAATCGAATTAGATATCATAAATCATTGGTTTGATTTGATGAACGTCGAAGGCTGGATACCGAGAGAAATGATTCTAGGTCAAGAAGCTCTATCGAAGGTTCCAGAAGAATTTGTTACCCAAATCAACACAAACGCTAATCCGCCCATGTTCTTCTTAACACTAAGTTTCATTCTTGAACACAATCAAGAGGAAATATTGGAGAGGCATTTCCAGTTTCTCGACAGACTGTATCCCCGTCTTCAGGCATGGTTTAATTGGTTCAATACTACACAAATTGGAGACATACCAAGCACCTACAGGTGGCGAGGTAGAGATGGTACCACGAACAGAGAGCTGAATCCAAAAACACTCACATCTGGATTAGACGATTATCCAAGAGCATCTCATCCAAATGTTGACGAACGACACGTTGATCTACGCTGTTGGATTGCGATTGCTGCTGACATTATGTATCAGATCAGCAACATTATAAGTCACCCTAATGAGAAGTATCAAGAGACGTACAAATATTTATcggataataatttattaaaccaaTTACATTGGTCGCCGAATACGCAAACCTATGCCGATTTTGGCCTGCATACAGACAAAGTAACATTAAAAAGACCAACTTCACCTCCGAGATCCCATGTACAGTCATCGGAAATGATACGAGTCGTTTTGGAAGATCCAACTTTAAAATATGTGGACTCATCTTTCGGTTATGTTTCATTATTCCCATACATTCTGCAAATCGTTGATCCCGAGTCTCCACAGTTAGGTAAGATGTTAGAGGATTTAACGAATCCCAATCTTCTATGGACTAAATACGGCCTGCGTTCACTCGCTAAGACGTCGCCGTTGTACATGAAATATAATACCGAACACGATCCTCCTTACTGGAGAGGACCTATTTGGATGAACTTGAATTACTTAACAGTACGGGCAACTCATCACTATTCCAATGTGGAAGGCCCGTATCGAGAGAAAGCGAAGAGCATTTACCAGAGTTTAAGGCAAAATTTGATACAGAATATTATCAAGCAATATAAAAGATCTGGATATGTATGGGAGAATTATGCGGACGTTCATGGAGAAGGCAAAGGAAGCCATCCGTTCACGGGTTGGACATCTTTGGTTGTTCTACTTATGGCGGAAATCTACTAA
- the Arp1 gene encoding actin-related protein 1 yields the protein MEPYDVIINQPVVIDNGSGVIKAGFAGDQIPKCRFPNYIGRPKHVRVMAGALEGNLFMGPVAEEHRGLLSLHYPMEHGVVTDWNDMEKIWSYVYGKDQLATFCEEHPVLLTEAPLNPRKNREKAAEIFFETFNVPALFISMQAVLSLYATGRTTGVVLDSGDGVTHAVPIYEGFAMPHSIMRVDIAGRDVTRHLRLLLRKEGINFKTTAEFEIVRTIKERVCYLASNPQKEETIETEKFQYILPDGSYLEIGPARFRAPEVLFRPDLIGEECEGLHEVLTYSIQKSDLDLRKVLFQNIVLSGGSTLFRGFGDRLLSEIRKMSPKDVKIRISAPQERLYSTWIGGSILASLDTFKKMWVSKKEYEEDGIRAIHRKTF from the exons atggaGCCCTACGATGTCATAATTAATCAACCGGTGGTTATCGACAAC GGTTCAGGTGTAATAAAAGCAGGATTCGCTGGGGATCAAATACCAAAATGCAGATTTCCCAATTA TATTGGCAGACCCAAACATGTGCGTGTTATGGCTGGTGCTTTGGAAGGAAATTTGTTCATGGGTCCAGTTGCAGAGGAACATCGTGGCCTTTTATCTCTCCATTATCCGATGGAACATGGAGTTGTTACAGATTGGAATGATATGGAGAAAATTTGGTCTTATGTGTATGGCAAAGATCAACTAGCTACATTTTGCGAAGAACATCCGGTCCTATTAACAGAGGCACCTCTTAATCCAAGAAAAAATCGTGAGAAGGCagcagaaatatttttcgaaacattTAATGTTCCAGCTCTATTTATCTCTATGCAAGCAGTTCTTAGTCT ATATGCCACAGGACGAACAACAGGAGTTGTTTTAGATTCTGGAGATGGTGTTACACATGCAGTACCTATTTATGAAGGTTTTGCTATGCCTCATAGTATTATGAGGGTTGATATAGCAGGACGTGATGTTACAAGACATCTCAGACTTCTTTTACGTAAAGAGGGTATTAACTTTAAAACAACAGCAGAATTTGAAATTGTTAGGACAATTAAAGAACGTGTGTGCTATCTTGCTAGCAATCCTCAGAAGGAAGAAACaattgaaacagaaaaatttcaatatatattgcCTGATGGAAGCTATTTAGAG ATTGGTCCAGCTCGATTTAGAGCTCCTGAAGTGCTTTTTAGACCAGATCTGATTGGTGAGGAATGCGAAGGACTTCATGAAGTGTTAACATATTCCATTCAAAAATCTGACCTAGATTTGAGAAAGGTTTTATTCCagaatattgttttatcaggGGGATCAACATTATTCCGT GGATTCGGTGACAGATTATTATCTGAAATTCGTAAAATGTCACCAAAGGATGTAAAAATTAGG ATATCAGCACCTCAGGAACGATTATATAGTACTTGGATTGGTGGGTCCATTCTAGCTTCCTTAGATACATTTAAGAAGATGTGGGTTAGTAAAAAGGAATATGAAGAAGACGGTATAAGAGCAATTCATCGTAAAACATTCTGA